One Chaetodon auriga isolate fChaAug3 chromosome 14, fChaAug3.hap1, whole genome shotgun sequence genomic window carries:
- the gja10a gene encoding gap junction protein alpha 10 a produces MGDWNLLGSILEEVHIHSTIVGKIWLTILFIFRMLILGAAAEDVWDDEQSEFVCNTDQPGCKAVCYDRAFPISLIRFWVLQVIFVSAPSLVYMGHALYCIRTLEKERHRRRAQLKEELDDAELALDEHKRMERELRRLDEQRKVKKAPLRGSLLRTYIIHILTRSLVEVCFILGQYILYGVQLEPLYKCERLPCPNSVDCYISRPTEKTIFMVFMIIIAGVSLFLNILEISHLGIRKIKQTLYGERYTEDDSLIYKSKKKASLPHLCVMSNASPHNGPLTQTFKVIPEADMMSPHYNTGLRANQDAPRYNSLSHPGHSQTSYICPQPRMPPRSGQNCAIQDPQIHQGSEVRTAMVDQHAAWASAASNVERSTTSHHEDPPQPSHLEALLSTSTLKPSAIRDLEEDERRESMGSEVLIPNPRKTSFMIRPPSESLSSISRSTSPSLHTSEESDELGSLQGDMPMMPPPGGRRMSMSMFLDISSIMKK; encoded by the exons ATGGGTGACTGGAACCTGCTGGGCAGCATCCTGGAAGAGGTCCACATTCATTCTACCATCGTGGGCAAGATCTGGCTTACCATACTCTTCATCTTCCGCATGCTGATCCTGGGCGCAGCCGCTGAGGACGTGTGGGATGACGAGCAGTCTGAGTTTGTCTGCAACACCGATCAACCGGGCTGCAAGGCGGTCTGTTATGACCGCGCCTTCCCCATCTCCCTCATTCGATTCTGGGTCCTGCAGGTCATCTTTGTCTCTGCGCCCTCACTGGTCTACATGGGCCATGCCCTCTACTGTATCCGAACACTGGAGAAGGAGCGCCACCGCAGACGGGCccagctgaaggaggagctggACGATGCTGAGTTGGCGTTGGACGAACATAAGCGCATGGAGAGGGAGCTGAGGAGACTGGACGAGCAGAGGAAGGTGAAGAAGGCTCCTCTCAGAGGCTCTTTGTTGAGAACTTACATCATCCATATCCTTACACGCTCTCTGGTGGAGGTCTGCTTCATCCTGGGCCAGTATATACTCTACGGTGTCCAACTGGAGCCTCTCTATAAGTGTGAGAGGCTGCCTTGCCCCAACAGTGTAGACTGTTACATCTCCAGGCCCACAGAGAAGACCATCTTCATGGTCTTCATGATCATCATTGCTGGTGTTTCACTTTTCCTGAACATTCTGGAAATATCCCACCTGGGCATCAGGAAAATCAAACAGACACTGTATGGAGAGAGGTACACAGAAGATGACAGTTTGATTTACAAGTCCAAGAAGAAGGCGTCCTTACCACACCTCTGTGTAATGAGCAATGCATCACCTCACAATGGGCCTTTGACTCAGACCTTCAAAGTGATTCCAGAGGCGGACATGATGTCCCCTCATTACAATACTGGGCTCAGAGCCAACCAAGACGCACCAAGATACAACAGCCTGTCTCATCCGGGACACAGTCAGACCAGCTATATCTGCCCCCAACCTAGGATGCCACCCAGGTCTGGCCAGAACTGTGCAATCCAAGATCCCCAAATCCATCAAGGTTCAGAGGTCCGCACAGCCATGGTAGACCAACACGCAGCCTGGGCTTCTGCTGCATCCAATGTGGAGAGGAGTACAACAAGCCATCATGAGGATCCCCCTCAGCCAAGCCATTTGGAAGCTCTGCTGTCCACTAGCACCTTAAAGCCCAGTGCTATCAGAgacctggaggaggatgagCGAAGAGAGTCAATGGGAAGCGAAGTCCTTATCCCCAACCCCAGGAAGACCAGCTTCATGATCAGGCCACCATCTGAGAGTTTGTCCTCCATCAGTCGCTCCACGAGCCCCTCCTTACATACCTCAGAGGAGTCGGATGAACTGGGCTCCCTGCAGGGAGACATGCCCATGATGCCGCCTCCCGGTGGTCGAAGAATGTCAATG agcATGTTTCTGGATATCTCCTCTATCATGAAGAAGTGA